In a single window of the Acinetobacter tibetensis genome:
- the yaaA gene encoding peroxide stress protein YaaA, whose translation MLALISPAKTLDYESALPTDQYTLPRLLEHSQQLIDVSRKLSASEIASLMSVSEKIAQLNVARFRDWQPEFNFSNARQAIFAFKGDVYTGLDAYDLTLQDLEFAQTHLRMLSGLYGLLRPLDLMMPYRLEMGTKLANARGHNLYEFWGDKITQLVNADLEEANSDLLVNLASDEYYKSVKESKVKAEIIKPVFLDQKNGKYKVISFYAKKARGLMARYIIQNQLNCVEDLKSFNTDGYYFDAVSSMQGELVFKRDEQAA comes from the coding sequence ATGCTTGCCTTAATTTCTCCTGCTAAGACTTTAGATTATGAATCTGCACTTCCAACTGACCAATACACTTTACCAAGACTGTTAGAGCATTCACAACAACTTATAGACGTAAGTCGTAAACTATCTGCTTCAGAAATCGCCAGTTTAATGAGTGTCAGTGAAAAAATTGCCCAATTAAATGTAGCTCGGTTCCGTGACTGGCAACCTGAGTTTAATTTTTCCAATGCTCGTCAGGCCATTTTTGCTTTTAAAGGCGATGTTTATACGGGTTTAGATGCTTACGATTTAACTTTGCAAGACTTGGAATTTGCACAAACACATTTACGTATGTTGTCTGGTCTTTATGGTTTATTGCGTCCTTTGGACTTGATGATGCCGTATCGATTAGAAATGGGCACCAAATTAGCCAATGCGCGTGGTCATAATTTATATGAGTTTTGGGGTGACAAGATTACGCAATTGGTGAATGCAGATTTAGAAGAGGCAAATTCAGATTTGTTGGTGAATTTGGCTTCGGATGAATACTATAAATCTGTGAAAGAAAGTAAAGTGAAGGCTGAAATTATCAAGCCTGTATTCTTAGATCAGAAAAATGGCAAATACAAAGTCATTAGTTTTTATGCGAAGAAAGCACGTGGCTTAATGGCGCGTTATATCATTCAGAATCAATTGAATTGCGTAGAAGATTTAAAATCTTTCAATACCGATGGTTATTATTTTGATGCAGTCAGTTCAATGCAAGGTGAGTTGGTCTTTAAGCGTGATGAACAAGCAGCTTAA
- a CDS encoding alpha/beta hydrolase — translation MSEQIFIPGPVGQIEVFVDYPQGEVKGFAVICHPHPLQGGTPQHKVPALLAQILAENGCVVYRPSFRGSGQSEGVHDEGHGETDDVLKVIHHARLQHIGLPFYAGGFSFGAHVMAKCYDALPSELRSIQTILCGLPTATVAGVRHYQTPDLKGDILFIHGEADDVTLLSDMIAWAKPQRHLVTVLPGANHFFTGYLKQLRIAISRFLLV, via the coding sequence ATGTCCGAGCAAATTTTCATTCCCGGTCCAGTGGGTCAAATTGAAGTTTTCGTTGATTATCCACAAGGCGAAGTGAAAGGATTCGCGGTAATTTGCCACCCTCATCCATTGCAAGGCGGCACGCCACAACATAAAGTTCCAGCACTTTTGGCTCAAATTTTAGCTGAAAATGGCTGTGTGGTTTATCGTCCAAGCTTCCGTGGCTCAGGTCAGAGTGAAGGTGTTCATGATGAAGGGCATGGTGAAACTGACGATGTATTAAAAGTTATTCATCATGCGCGTTTACAGCATATTGGCTTGCCTTTTTATGCGGGCGGCTTTAGCTTTGGTGCACATGTCATGGCAAAATGCTACGATGCTTTACCAAGTGAACTCAGATCTATTCAAACTATTTTGTGTGGTTTGCCGACTGCGACTGTTGCAGGTGTTCGTCACTATCAAACGCCTGATCTTAAAGGTGATATTCTATTTATTCACGGTGAAGCCGATGATGTAACTTTACTCTCAGACATGATTGCTTGGGCAAAGCCACAGCGTCATTTGGTCACAGTTTTACCAGGTGCGAATCACTTCTTTACTGGGTATTTAAAACAGTTACGTATTGCAATTTCACGTTTCCTGCTGGTTTAA
- a CDS encoding DUF2147 domain-containing protein produces the protein MKTFFGAILLALATTSSFAQDITGTWHFIDDKTGEPKALVKIEKQSNNTYAGTVLKLTPRPGYTPKEFCTHCPAPYTNKPIIGMKVITGLKTNDHINYSNGKIIDPVSGKIYSLKGKVSANSKKLFLRGYFGVSAVGRSQTWLRVE, from the coding sequence ATGAAAACATTTTTTGGGGCAATTTTACTTGCTTTAGCCACTACATCAAGCTTTGCACAGGATATTACTGGTACGTGGCACTTTATTGATGACAAAACAGGTGAGCCTAAAGCTCTGGTAAAAATTGAAAAACAATCAAATAACACGTACGCAGGTACTGTTCTCAAACTGACCCCACGTCCTGGTTATACGCCAAAAGAATTTTGTACTCATTGCCCTGCACCGTATACCAACAAACCAATTATCGGCATGAAAGTCATTACAGGCTTAAAGACGAATGATCATATAAATTATAGTAATGGTAAAATTATTGACCCTGTTTCTGGAAAGATCTATAGCTTAAAAGGTAAGGTTAGTGCGAATAGTAAAAAGCTCTTTTTACGTGGCTATTTCGGTGTTTCTGCTGTAGGTCGTAGTCAGACTTGGTTACGTGTGGAATAA
- a CDS encoding bifunctional prephenate dehydrogenase/3-phosphoshikimate 1-carboxyvinyltransferase — protein sequence MTQPLFEKVAFIGLGLIGSSLARVIVAEKLAKQIVASTRSSKTLDDAKALGLIAEGFTNPVDAVQGADLVVLALPVRATEKVLATIKPYLSENCIITDVGSTKGNVVDAAKAVYGETLPAGFVPGHPIAGAEHTGVHAGKVDLFAHHKVILTPLPSSAPWAVEKLITLWQAAKAEVICMDVEKHDEVLAHTSHLPHLMAFNLVEQLANRADNLDIFRYAAGGFRDFSRIAASDPQMWHDIFFANKKAILNAVDGFEQQLAVLRNLIEDEDSPALMGLLGNAQAARQHFNHMLAKKPLMEKNKVTQQFTILPGPKTFQGKFTVPGDKSVSHRSIMFGAIAEGTTHVTGFLEGEDALATLQAFRDMGVSIEGPKNGEVTIHGVGMHGLKAPAGALYMGNSGTSMRLLSGMLSAQKFDSVMTGDASLSKRPMERIAKPLREMGAQIQTTGERGTPPVSITGSQPLKGIHYDLPMASAQVKSGILLAGLWAVGETSVTEPEPTRDHTERMLRAFGYEVKTEGNHISLQGGGKLVGTDIQVPSDISSAAFFMVGAAITEGSDVTLEAVGINPTRTGVIEILKQMGADLTVENERIAGGEPIADIRIRGSRTLKGIHMPEDQVPLAIDEFPALFIAAACAEGQTVLTGAAELRVKESDRIQVMADGLKTMGIDCTPTEDGIIIEGKGQSGDWSAIFTGGEIESHHDHRIAMSFSMAGLRSSGEIKILGTETVATSFPTFTELSNQAGLAIQVTE from the coding sequence ATGACACAGCCATTATTTGAAAAAGTTGCATTTATTGGACTTGGCCTGATTGGTTCAAGTCTGGCTCGTGTAATAGTTGCTGAAAAACTGGCGAAACAAATTGTCGCATCAACACGTTCAAGTAAGACCTTGGACGATGCAAAAGCTTTGGGCTTAATTGCAGAAGGTTTTACTAATCCAGTTGATGCTGTTCAAGGTGCCGATTTGGTGGTACTTGCCTTGCCTGTACGAGCGACAGAAAAAGTTTTAGCCACCATCAAGCCTTATTTGTCTGAAAACTGCATCATTACCGATGTGGGCAGCACCAAAGGGAATGTTGTTGATGCAGCCAAAGCCGTTTATGGTGAAACGCTGCCTGCTGGTTTTGTACCAGGCCATCCCATTGCGGGTGCGGAACATACAGGTGTTCATGCAGGTAAAGTCGATTTATTTGCGCATCATAAAGTCATTCTGACACCACTTCCAAGCAGTGCACCTTGGGCGGTTGAAAAACTGATTACCCTTTGGCAAGCGGCAAAAGCTGAAGTCATTTGCATGGATGTGGAAAAACACGATGAAGTGTTGGCGCATACCAGTCATTTACCGCATTTGATGGCATTTAACTTGGTCGAACAATTGGCCAATCGCGCAGATAATTTGGATATTTTCCGTTATGCTGCGGGCGGTTTTCGTGATTTCTCACGTATTGCGGCCAGTGATCCGCAAATGTGGCATGACATTTTCTTTGCCAATAAAAAAGCCATTTTAAATGCTGTAGATGGATTTGAACAACAACTTGCTGTACTCAGAAACCTGATTGAAGATGAAGATTCGCCAGCCTTAATGGGCTTGCTTGGCAATGCTCAAGCTGCACGACAACATTTCAATCACATGTTAGCCAAGAAACCCCTGATGGAGAAAAATAAGGTGACACAACAATTTACCATTTTGCCAGGCCCTAAGACGTTCCAAGGTAAATTTACCGTGCCTGGAGACAAGTCTGTGTCTCACCGCTCTATCATGTTTGGTGCGATTGCAGAAGGCACGACCCATGTAACAGGTTTTCTTGAAGGTGAAGATGCTTTAGCAACGTTACAAGCCTTCCGTGATATGGGCGTGAGTATTGAAGGTCCTAAAAATGGTGAAGTGACCATTCATGGCGTTGGCATGCATGGTCTAAAAGCACCTGCGGGCGCATTGTATATGGGCAACTCTGGTACTTCGATGCGTCTTTTGTCGGGAATGCTGTCTGCACAAAAATTTGACTCTGTGATGACGGGCGATGCTTCGTTGTCAAAACGTCCAATGGAACGTATTGCGAAACCGTTACGTGAAATGGGTGCACAAATTCAAACGACAGGTGAACGTGGTACACCGCCAGTTTCGATTACAGGTAGCCAGCCATTAAAAGGCATTCACTATGACTTACCAATGGCTTCTGCTCAGGTGAAATCAGGTATTCTATTGGCAGGTTTGTGGGCAGTAGGTGAAACTTCTGTGACTGAGCCAGAGCCAACACGTGACCATACTGAGCGTATGTTGCGTGCTTTTGGTTATGAAGTAAAAACGGAAGGTAATCATATTTCACTGCAAGGTGGCGGTAAGTTGGTCGGTACGGACATTCAGGTACCTTCAGATATTTCTTCTGCTGCATTCTTTATGGTCGGTGCTGCAATTACTGAAGGTTCAGATGTGACACTAGAAGCTGTAGGCATTAACCCAACGCGTACAGGCGTGATTGAAATTTTGAAACAAATGGGTGCTGACCTTACTGTCGAAAATGAACGTATTGCAGGTGGCGAACCCATTGCAGATATTCGTATTCGTGGCAGTCGTACTTTAAAAGGTATTCATATGCCTGAAGACCAAGTACCACTAGCGATTGACGAGTTCCCAGCGTTGTTTATTGCTGCGGCTTGTGCCGAAGGGCAAACTGTACTTACAGGTGCAGCAGAATTACGTGTTAAAGAGTCTGATCGTATTCAAGTCATGGCAGATGGTTTAAAAACTATGGGCATTGACTGTACACCGACAGAAGATGGCATCATCATTGAAGGTAAAGGTCAATCTGGAGATTGGTCTGCAATTTTCACTGGCGGTGAGATTGAATCCCATCATGACCACCGTATTGCGATGAGCTTTAGTATGGCTGGCTTACGTAGTTCAGGTGAGATTAAAATTCTGGGTACAGAAACAGTTGCAACCAGTTTCCCGACATTTACTGAACTTAGCAATCAAGCCGGTTTAGCAATTCAGGTCACTGAATAA
- the pheA gene encoding prephenate dehydratase — protein sequence MINDDQNTTTSLDLTKIREDIDSVDQQIQQLINRRARLAEAVAKAKFASEENPMFYRPEREAQVLRNVMERNEGPLSDVTMARLFREIMSACLALEAPQSIAFLGPVGTFTHSAVLKHFGQDAVVRPLPTIDEVFREVEAGSAHYGLVPVENSSEGVVNHTLDCFKSSTLNVIGEVELRIHHQFLISENTRKDSIKQIYAHQQTLAQCRKWLDAHYPGVERVALNSNAEAARRIRNEWHSAAIASDVAASIYELEILHSNIEDNPENTTRFLVIGREKVPQSGNDKTSLLISAHDRAGALLEILAPFAKHQISLTSIETRPALPEKWAYVFFIDLEGHIEQENVKAAIEEIRPLVKEVRVLGSYPIAVL from the coding sequence ATGATCAACGACGATCAAAACACTACGACTTCTCTGGACTTGACCAAGATTCGCGAAGATATTGATTCTGTCGATCAACAGATTCAACAACTGATTAATCGTCGCGCGCGCTTGGCCGAAGCAGTAGCAAAAGCAAAGTTTGCATCTGAAGAGAATCCAATGTTTTACCGTCCTGAACGTGAAGCACAAGTTCTGCGTAATGTCATGGAGCGTAATGAAGGTCCTTTGTCCGATGTAACAATGGCACGTTTATTCCGTGAAATTATGTCAGCATGCTTAGCATTAGAAGCTCCACAAAGTATTGCGTTTTTAGGTCCAGTCGGTACCTTTACGCATTCGGCTGTGCTTAAGCATTTTGGTCAGGATGCGGTGGTTCGTCCTTTACCAACGATTGATGAAGTATTCCGTGAAGTTGAAGCGGGCAGTGCACACTACGGTTTAGTACCAGTCGAAAACTCATCTGAAGGGGTCGTGAACCATACTTTAGACTGTTTTAAATCATCGACATTAAATGTGATTGGTGAAGTGGAATTGCGTATTCATCATCAATTCTTAATTTCCGAAAATACGCGTAAAGACAGTATTAAACAGATTTATGCGCATCAACAAACCTTGGCACAATGCCGTAAATGGTTGGATGCACATTACCCTGGTGTAGAACGTGTTGCGCTCAATTCAAATGCAGAAGCGGCGCGCCGTATTCGTAATGAATGGCATTCGGCTGCGATTGCATCGGATGTTGCTGCAAGTATTTATGAGCTAGAAATTCTGCACAGTAATATTGAAGATAATCCAGAAAACACCACACGTTTCTTGGTCATTGGTCGTGAAAAAGTGCCACAAAGTGGTAATGACAAAACCTCTTTGTTGATTTCAGCACATGACCGCGCGGGTGCATTACTTGAAATCTTAGCACCTTTTGCAAAACACCAAATTAGTTTGACCAGTATTGAAACGCGTCCAGCTTTACCAGAAAAATGGGCTTATGTGTTCTTTATTGATCTTGAAGGTCATATTGAACAAGAAAATGTGAAAGCAGCAATTGAAGAAATTCGTCCTTTAGTCAAAGAAGTGCGTGTATTGGGTTCTTATCCAATTGCTGTGCTCTAA
- a CDS encoding type 1 glutamine amidotransferase domain-containing protein, protein MPKRIAVLVTHDFEDMEYVEPVEAFRAASHSVINIENKAGNIVYGKKRRYSVTIDLSIDDVTVHEFDALLIPGGYSPDHLRADERYVDFVRRFANAQKPIMSICHGPQLLINAGVVKGRRMTTMKSVVVDLLNAGAVFYDEAVVNDNNLYISSRSPEDLPAFIRESLTVLKL, encoded by the coding sequence ATGCCAAAAAGAATTGCAGTTTTAGTCACGCATGACTTCGAAGACATGGAATATGTCGAACCCGTTGAAGCCTTTCGTGCTGCGAGCCATAGTGTAATTAATATTGAAAACAAAGCTGGCAATATTGTTTATGGGAAAAAACGTCGATATTCCGTCACTATTGATTTAAGCATTGATGATGTTACAGTCCATGAATTTGATGCCTTGCTTATTCCTGGTGGTTATTCACCAGATCACTTAAGAGCAGATGAGCGCTATGTCGATTTTGTCCGTCGCTTTGCGAATGCACAAAAACCGATTATGAGTATCTGTCATGGTCCACAATTACTGATTAATGCAGGCGTTGTAAAAGGTCGGCGTATGACCACCATGAAATCTGTTGTTGTCGATTTGCTTAATGCGGGCGCAGTGTTTTATGACGAAGCCGTGGTGAATGACAATAATTTGTATATTTCTTCGCGCTCTCCAGAAGATCTACCCGCATTTATTCGCGAAAGTTTGACTGTGCTCAAGCTTTAA
- a CDS encoding acyl-CoA dehydrogenase family protein: protein MLAYDADLELFKDNFKRFMQEHIAPDYDQWEREGIMPRSVWNKLGENGFLCVDVPEQYGGYGVPTHYSLMLVEESARAGYGALSTAISCHSEIAAPYVLHIGTEQQKQYWLPKMVAGEVVGAIGMTEPGAGSDLQAIRSTAILQDNHYVLNGSKTFISNGQHADLVVLAVKTDPQARAKGVSLLLLDTHLDGFKKGTNLDKIGLHSQDTSELFFDNVQVPKDQLLGQAGHGFNYLMQELPRERTAIAATALGAIRGALDVTTQYVQERQAFGQKIGQFQNTRFVLAQAKIDELATTAFYNQNVELYMQGKLDVETAAALKSFSTDMQMKVADQLLQLFGGYGYMTEYPISRFFVDARIQRIYGGTNEIMKEIVARGMIGR, encoded by the coding sequence ATGTTAGCCTACGATGCAGATTTAGAACTATTTAAAGATAATTTTAAGCGCTTTATGCAAGAGCATATTGCCCCAGATTATGACCAATGGGAGCGCGAAGGCATTATGCCGCGTTCGGTATGGAATAAATTGGGTGAAAATGGTTTTTTATGTGTAGATGTGCCTGAGCAATATGGTGGCTATGGTGTGCCTACCCATTATTCTTTAATGTTGGTGGAAGAGTCTGCTCGTGCAGGATATGGCGCACTTTCTACCGCGATTTCATGTCATTCTGAAATTGCTGCGCCTTATGTTTTGCATATTGGAACAGAACAACAGAAACAATATTGGTTGCCGAAAATGGTTGCCGGCGAAGTCGTGGGTGCGATTGGGATGACTGAGCCAGGCGCTGGATCAGATTTGCAGGCAATTCGTAGCACTGCAATTTTGCAAGACAATCATTATGTGCTAAATGGTTCTAAAACCTTTATTTCAAATGGACAACATGCTGACCTCGTGGTCCTTGCAGTGAAAACCGATCCGCAAGCACGAGCTAAAGGGGTGTCTTTACTTTTATTAGATACTCATTTAGATGGATTTAAGAAAGGAACCAATTTAGACAAGATCGGTTTACATTCTCAGGATACTTCAGAATTATTTTTTGATAATGTGCAAGTGCCTAAGGATCAGTTATTGGGCCAAGCAGGGCATGGATTTAACTATCTGATGCAAGAGTTGCCACGTGAAAGAACAGCGATTGCCGCGACAGCTTTAGGGGCGATTCGTGGGGCACTCGATGTGACCACACAATATGTACAAGAACGTCAGGCTTTTGGACAAAAGATTGGTCAATTTCAAAACACGCGGTTTGTACTGGCACAGGCAAAAATTGATGAGCTGGCGACAACAGCTTTTTATAATCAAAATGTAGAGCTCTATATGCAAGGTAAACTTGATGTAGAAACAGCCGCAGCACTAAAAAGTTTTTCAACCGACATGCAAATGAAAGTTGCAGATCAATTACTACAATTGTTTGGTGGCTATGGTTATATGACGGAATATCCAATTTCCCGTTTCTTTGTCGATGCTCGAATTCAGCGGATTTATGGTGGAACCAACGAAATTATGAAAGAAATTGTCGCGCGTGGAATGATAGGACGCTAA
- a CDS encoding dicarboxylate/amino acid:cation symporter — protein MAKKPIYKSLYFQVIVAIIAGILVGHFSPSGTQIVNGAEQYVPGLGEQLKPLGDAFIRLIKMIIAPVIFCTVVSGIAGMESMKSVGKTGGIALLYFEIVSTIALLIGLLVINIAKPGVGMNIDPASLDVSGISKYVESGQSQSTVDFLMNIIPHTVVGAFAEGEILQVLLFAILFGFALHKLGDSGKPVLKLIDQISHVFFNIVNMIMKLAPIGAFGAMAFTIGKYGIGSLAQLAQLIICFYLTCLLFIFIVLGSISRFCGFSILKMIRMIREELLIVLGTSSSESVLPRMLKKLEIAGCEKSVVGLVIPTGYSFNLDGTSIYLTMAAVFIAQATNTQLDISHQITLLLVLLISSKGAAGVTGSGFIVMAATLSAVGHIPVAGLALILGIDRFMSEARALTNLVGNSLATIVVAKWVGQLDKKKLDYALANPEEVDKLMLEESNPSHA, from the coding sequence ATGGCTAAAAAACCCATCTATAAATCACTGTATTTTCAAGTGATTGTTGCCATCATTGCAGGTATTCTGGTTGGTCATTTCTCTCCAAGTGGAACCCAGATTGTAAATGGTGCTGAACAATATGTCCCAGGTTTAGGCGAACAGCTGAAACCTTTAGGTGATGCATTTATCCGATTGATTAAAATGATCATCGCCCCAGTGATTTTCTGTACAGTTGTTAGCGGTATTGCTGGCATGGAAAGCATGAAATCGGTGGGTAAAACGGGTGGTATTGCTCTCCTTTATTTTGAAATCGTTTCTACAATTGCCTTATTGATTGGTTTGTTGGTGATTAACATTGCCAAACCTGGTGTAGGCATGAACATTGACCCTGCATCTTTAGATGTATCGGGTATTTCTAAATATGTAGAATCAGGTCAGTCACAAAGCACTGTCGATTTCTTAATGAATATCATCCCACATACTGTGGTAGGTGCCTTTGCTGAAGGTGAAATTCTTCAAGTATTGTTATTTGCTATTTTATTTGGATTCGCACTACATAAATTAGGTGATTCTGGTAAGCCAGTTCTTAAGCTAATTGACCAAATTTCGCATGTCTTCTTCAATATTGTAAATATGATTATGAAGCTTGCGCCTATTGGTGCTTTTGGTGCAATGGCATTTACCATTGGTAAATATGGTATTGGCAGCTTAGCGCAATTGGCTCAGTTAATTATCTGCTTCTACCTTACCTGTTTATTGTTCATTTTTATTGTACTGGGTTCCATCAGCCGTTTTTGTGGTTTCAGTATCTTAAAAATGATTCGTATGATTCGCGAAGAATTATTGATTGTTTTAGGAACATCATCTTCAGAATCTGTTTTGCCACGTATGTTGAAGAAACTTGAAATTGCAGGTTGTGAAAAATCTGTAGTGGGTCTCGTGATTCCAACAGGTTATTCATTTAACTTGGACGGTACTTCAATTTACTTGACGATGGCTGCGGTATTTATTGCTCAAGCGACCAATACTCAATTAGATATTTCACATCAAATTACTTTGTTATTGGTGTTGTTGATTTCTTCTAAAGGCGCTGCAGGTGTAACGGGTTCAGGCTTTATTGTAATGGCAGCAACGTTGTCTGCGGTAGGTCATATTCCAGTTGCTGGTTTAGCACTGATTTTAGGTATTGACCGTTTCATGTCAGAAGCTCGTGCTTTAACTAACTTGGTGGGTAACTCGTTGGCAACTATCGTGGTTGCGAAATGGGTCGGTCAGCTCGACAAGAAAAAACTAGATTATGCTTTAGCGAATCCTGAGGAAGTGGATAAGCTTATGCTAGAAGAAAGTAATCCATCTCACGCTTAA
- a CDS encoding glycosyl transferase family protein: MTTKRNLYKDFEHPFAQFVRIVGKGKNGARSLTYDEAYQAFKMILNDEVLDVQLGAFLMLLRVKEESVDELAGFVQATRDSLNFKALDVDLDWSSYAGKRKHYPWFLLAALTLAHHGYKIVMHGAAGHTLNRVYTEQVLEYLDFPICQNQDEVEQQLQQRNFAYLPLEVISPILSELIALRNVMGLRSPIHTLARLINPFNAKATLQAIFHPAYRSSHQQAAFKLGYQNSAVIKGEGGEFERNPDAKTLICGIKNGELYEHELPKLTDNRSPVEEELDLAIFKSVWQGQQQHEYGETAVIETMGIALYTMEVCESYPDAMLKAKQLWLNRF, encoded by the coding sequence ATGACAACCAAAAGAAATTTATACAAAGATTTTGAGCATCCATTTGCCCAATTTGTCCGTATTGTCGGTAAAGGCAAGAATGGTGCACGATCACTCACTTATGATGAAGCCTATCAAGCATTCAAAATGATTTTGAACGATGAAGTCTTGGATGTGCAATTGGGTGCTTTTTTAATGCTGTTGCGTGTTAAAGAAGAATCTGTAGATGAATTGGCTGGTTTTGTACAAGCAACACGTGACTCACTAAATTTTAAAGCCCTTGACGTAGATTTAGATTGGTCTTCGTATGCAGGGAAACGTAAACATTATCCTTGGTTCTTATTGGCAGCATTAACATTAGCTCATCACGGCTATAAAATTGTCATGCATGGTGCTGCGGGACATACCTTAAATCGTGTTTATACCGAACAAGTGCTTGAATATTTAGATTTCCCTATCTGCCAAAATCAAGATGAGGTTGAGCAGCAACTACAACAACGTAATTTTGCCTATTTACCCTTGGAGGTTATTTCACCCATCCTGAGTGAACTGATTGCATTACGCAATGTCATGGGATTACGCTCACCAATTCATACCCTAGCAAGACTGATTAATCCGTTTAACGCTAAAGCCACTTTACAAGCCATCTTTCATCCTGCCTATCGTAGCTCTCATCAACAGGCTGCCTTTAAACTCGGTTATCAAAACAGTGCTGTCATTAAAGGTGAAGGTGGTGAGTTCGAACGTAATCCTGATGCCAAAACCTTAATTTGTGGCATTAAAAATGGGGAACTCTATGAACACGAGCTTCCTAAACTGACAGACAACCGAAGTCCTGTCGAAGAAGAACTCGATTTGGCTATATTTAAATCTGTTTGGCAAGGTCAGCAACAGCATGAATATGGTGAAACTGCGGTCATAGAAACTATGGGCATTGCTTTGTATACCATGGAAGTATGCGAAAGTTACCCTGACGCGATGCTGAAAGCGAAACAACTTTGGTTAAATCGTTTTTAA
- a CDS encoding YeaC family protein, protein MNIEQMLAVLDPDIVGRLKTAIEIGKWPNGVALTKEQREICMQAVYTWEMKHLPETERSGYIDRGTKEEGEECDDDHHKNEPEFKPIRFV, encoded by the coding sequence ATGAATATTGAACAAATGCTGGCTGTACTCGATCCTGATATTGTTGGTCGTTTAAAGACTGCAATTGAAATTGGTAAATGGCCAAATGGTGTTGCATTAACCAAAGAGCAACGTGAAATTTGTATGCAAGCCGTGTATACGTGGGAAATGAAGCATTTACCAGAAACAGAGCGCAGTGGTTATATTGATCGTGGTACGAAAGAAGAAGGTGAAGAGTGCGATGATGATCATCACAAGAATGAACCTGAATTTAAGCCAATTCGTTTTGTTTAA
- a CDS encoding NAD(+) kinase, which translates to MQLSHKSFRNIGLIGRPDKSSVVETLSLIHDHLMSLGLHPVFDAETAELVPYKNTQTVSRALLGEVVDLVIVVGGDGSLLHAARSLVKYNTPVMGVNRGRLGFLTDIKPTEVIYKLDRVLQGEFQQDRRFLLEMEVRSKGETIHDAIALNDVVLHSGKSVHMIDFELNIDGQYVYRQHSDGLIVSTPTGSTAYALSGGGPIVHPSMDAISLVPMHPHTLSSRPIVVGGHSEIKILIRENRVLPMVSADGQHSVSLNVGDSLHIRKHPFKLNLLHPPGYDFYMACRTKLGWNRDFDSLQQQD; encoded by the coding sequence GTGCAACTTTCACACAAGTCTTTTCGGAATATTGGATTAATTGGTCGACCAGACAAATCTTCTGTTGTTGAAACTTTAAGCCTCATTCACGATCATCTTATGAGCTTGGGTTTACATCCTGTTTTTGATGCAGAAACCGCCGAGCTTGTCCCTTATAAAAATACACAAACGGTCAGTCGAGCCTTATTAGGTGAGGTTGTAGATTTGGTTATTGTGGTTGGGGGTGATGGTTCCTTGTTACATGCTGCACGTTCTTTGGTGAAATATAATACGCCTGTTATGGGGGTAAACCGTGGACGTTTGGGTTTTCTTACCGACATTAAACCAACTGAAGTTATCTATAAGTTAGATCGAGTCTTACAAGGTGAGTTTCAGCAAGACCGTCGTTTTTTGTTGGAAATGGAAGTTCGCTCCAAGGGTGAAACGATTCATGATGCAATTGCCCTAAATGATGTTGTGCTGCATTCGGGTAAATCTGTACACATGATTGACTTTGAATTAAACATCGATGGGCAATATGTGTACCGTCAGCACAGTGATGGGCTGATTGTTTCTACACCAACGGGTTCAACCGCCTATGCATTATCGGGTGGCGGACCTATTGTGCATCCAAGTATGGATGCGATTTCCTTAGTCCCAATGCACCCACATACCTTGTCATCACGTCCGATTGTTGTGGGCGGACATAGTGAAATTAAAATACTCATTCGTGAAAATCGTGTATTGCCAATGGTCAGTGCCGACGGGCAACATAGTGTTTCACTCAATGTGGGAGATAGTTTGCATATCCGCAAACATCCATTTAAATTAAACCTCTTGCATCCGCCTGGGTATGACTTTTATATGGCTTGTCGTACCAAACTAGGTTGGAATCGTGATTTTGATTCATTGCAACAACAGGATTAA